The Glandiceps talaboti chromosome 19, keGlaTala1.1, whole genome shotgun sequence genome contains a region encoding:
- the LOC144449981 gene encoding cytochrome P450 2J2-like produces MLGTAQVGGILQTALQTVDVTAVLIGLVVMIIASWFIQNYGPMSNYRNGKKMPPRPPVLPIIGNLHLIFSRSPWKDMMTVAKKYGNVYRMQLGTKEVVVLNGYDEIKQALLRQQEHFSERPVNIQTEILAHNGRGTLHSEGLRWHEQRKFTQRMVRDFGWGKTEQFAKAIENEIQIVMKELIDPKKGAGFDIGTMFQYAVCNVQNTFVFGQRFEYTDKDALEFMDALNGFSTDTNPAGVMTLLPLLTKVPFGAAKRVLDHIFTARKFARNQIKKKKGIRDRLGKKYKPEKKSYIDVYLDECEAQKDRPELDFNEESVIIAVLDVYFGNQTVGDVLAWALLMMVQNPESQRKVQAELDRVVGRDREPNVADRPQLHYVEAVLLELIRIRPISPFGIPHMTSEDSSLYGMHIPAKTYILTNFWSVQGDEKFWTDAERFIPERNIDENGEFKQHSHVYLPFGIGPRSCLGQALARAELFLFFCTLLHRYNFTMDDDLGNKQSIGMTQIRPYNISAKRRVR; encoded by the exons ATGCTCGGCACTGCTCAAGTTGGCGGGATTTTGCAGACTGCGTTGCAGACTGTCGACGTTACCGCGGTGTTAATAGGTCTCGTGGTCATGATCATAGCATCATGGTTTATCCAGAACTACGGACCCATGTCAAATTATCGAAATGGTAAAAAGATGCCACCACGACCTCCAGTGTTACCAATTATTGGTAATCTGCATCTGATATTTAGTCGTTCACCCTGGAAGGATATGATGACGGTCGCGAAGAAGTACGGCAATGTGTACAGAATGCAACTCGGTACGAAAGAAGTAGTGGTTCTGAATGGCTATGATGAGATCAAGCAGGCTTTACTTCGTCAACAAGAACACTTCAGTGAAAGACCCGTCAACATCCAGACTGAAATCCTAGCCCACAATGGACGAG GAACTCTCCACTCCGAGGGACTCAGATGGCACGAACAGAGAAAATTTACCCAGCGTATGGTACGTGATTTTGGTTGGGGTAAAACAGAACAATTCGCCAAAGCAATCGAAAATGAAATTCAGATTGTCATGAAGGAATTGATCGATCCTAAAAAAGGAGCTGGATTCGACATCGGTACAATGTTTCAATACGCCGTCTGCAACGTCCAAAATACGTTCGTCTTTGGACAAAGATTCGAATACACAGATAAGGACGCCCTAGAATTTATGGACGCCCTCAACGGTTTCTCAACCGACACCAATCCCGCAGGAGTGATGACGCTACTCCCTCTTCTAACCAAAGTTCCTTTCGGTGCCGCCAAAAGAGTCCTCGATCACATCTTCACCGCAAGAAAATTTGCTCGCAATCAGATCAAAAAGAAAAAGGGGATCCGCGATAGATTAGGCAAGAAATACAAACCTGAGAAAAAGAGCTATATTGATGTATACCTGGACGAGTGCGAGGCACAGAAAGACCGCCCTGAACTTGACTTCAATGAAGAATCCGTCATTATCGCCGTGTTGGACGTGTACTTCGGAAACCAAACTGTTGGTGACGTGCTGGCATGGGCTTTACTCATGATGGTGCAAAACCCTGAAAGCCAAAGAAAAGTGCAGGCAGAACTCGATCGTGTTGTTGGACGTGACCGCGAACCTAACGTCGCAGACAGACCACAATTGCATTACGTTGAGGCCGTTCTCTTAGAGCTAATTCGTATACGTCCAATATCGCCATTCGGAATCCCACACATGACGAGCGAAGACAGTAGTTTGTATGGTATGCATATTCCCGCCAAAACCTACATCCTTACCAACTTCTGGTCCGTGCAAGGAGATGAAAAGTTCTGGACAGACGCCGAGAGATTTATTCCAGAGAGAAATATTGATGAGAATGGAGAATTTAAACAGCACAGCCACGTCTATCTGCCATTTGGAATTG GTCCACGTTCCTGTCTCGGACAAGCTCTTGCTAGAGCCGAATTGTTCCTGTTCTTCTGTACCCTCCTTCATCGCTACAACTTCACAATGGATGACGACCTTGGCAACAAGCAGTCCATCGGTATGACGCAGATTAGACCATATAATATCAGCGCCAAGAGAAGAGTTCGTTAA